Genomic window (Candidatus Omnitrophota bacterium):
TACAGCCGCGCAATTGCCCTTTTTCGCGCAGGGTAACAAACGCGCCCATTTCTTTCAACAACGCCTGATCGGTTTCATCCAACTGGAGTTTCTTGCCGGTCTTAAGATAATTTTCAATGGAACTGCGGGCAATACCGAGCAGTTTTCTCCTTTGTCCGTTATTTAACATCTGTCCCCCTTTTTGCTGTTCGATGGCGCAGCTTGCGTATCCCACAGTCCAATTCCCCCGGATCATTTCGCGGGTCACCCGGGCTGAATTAGTGTAATTTAAAACATTCAATTTATCTCGGCCCATCTCCTGCGCCAGGATCATAGTCGAGACCACCGCGTATCCCCCACAAAGCTGCAACCTTCCCTGCGCCAGGCCGTCATATAAACCCCGGGCATCCATCCTCTTTAAATAAGAGATCGTAAGCTCGTCAACCTTCTGGGCCTGCTCGCGGTCATAGCCGTGATACATATCCGTAGAAGCGACCACCAGCACGTCCTTACGGCCGCCTATGGCATTCTTTAAAAGCATAGCCAACCTGTAACAGTCATCCCAGCCGCATTCGCCGGTGACAACGGGAACTATCTTAAAACCCGTCAACGCGCGCTGTAAAAAAGGCAGCTGCACCTCCACCGAATGTTCCCGCGCGAATGCCCCGGGCTCGAAAGAAAAATCCGCGCCACTTGCAATAAGCTGAGCGCTGAATTCTTTATCCACTTCCAAATCGCCCAGGGGAGTCCGGAATACGCCTTCAGGATAAACCGACACGCCTTTAAAACCGAAATGATGGCTTGGCCCGATTATCACTACGGTCTTATATGGCTTATCCTTTATCGCCCGGTAAGCGAAAGCCGCTGACTGCCCGGAGAACTGATATCCGGCATGGGGCGCGATAATGGCTAATATATCGCCCGGAACAGGTTTAGGATCAGCCCAGACTAAAAAACCGTCGATCATCAAAGATAATTCCCCGGGGTCAGCCGGATAGAATTGCCCCGCCACATTTGGATATTTTATATCCTCAGCCGAAGCGCTGAAAGCTGACAGTTGAAGACTGACAGATGATAGCTGAAAGATGACAGCCCAAAAAACAATAAACCTTTTCATTGCCATATCCCCTCTATCTTCTCCCCGCAAAAACCGCAGGCCCCGTCTTTAAGCTCATTACCGGAAACAACATAACCCATTCTCTTTATCAGCACCTTGCCGCATTTCGGGCAATAAGTATTTTCCCCGCCATGCCCGGGGACGTTGCCGATATAAACATATTTTAACCCGCAAGCCAAGGCGACAGCCCTTGCCTTTTCCAGCGTTTCAACCGGCGTCGGCGCTAACGCCACAAGCTTATACATCGGGTAAAACCTGGAAAAATGCAAAGGCGTATCCGGCCCCAAATTATCCTTGATCCATTCGCACATCTTTTTGATCGTATCGAGGTCGTCATTATAACCGGGAAGCACCAGGTTGGTTATCTCCAGGTGCACGCCCTCCTCTTTTAAAACCCGCAAAGTCCGTAAGACCGGGGCAAGGCCTGCCTGGGCAATCCTGGAATAATAATCATCGCTGAACCCCTTCAGATCGATATTAGCCGCGTCCAGGTGCTTCGCCAGTTCCCGCAGCGGTTTTTCATTGATATAACCGTTGGAATGCATAACAACGCGTACGCCCCGGGCTCTGGCCGATTTTGAGAGTTCCAGGATATATTCATAGAATACCGTGGGTTCGGTATAAGTATAGGCGACCGTGGGTATCCCGGACTCTTTAACTTTATTAAGCAATTCCCCGGGGTCGATATAAGAAACGCTTATTTTTTCCGGGCCAGCCTGCGATATCTCCCAATTCTGGCAGAATTGGCAGGTAAGGTTGCATCCGGCGCAGGCCATAGAAAAAGCGGAACTCCCGGGGAGGAAATGGAACAAAGGCTTTTTCTCGATAGGGTCGATATGCATGGCCACCGGCCTGCCGTATGACAACGTATGCAAAATTCCGTTGGAATTCTGCCGGACCCGGCAAAACCCGCGTTTGCCGGAAAGGATAACGCATTCCCTGGGGCAAAGCAGGCAACGCACGCCCTTATTATCCAGTTTTTCATAGTATAGCGCTTCTGGGGATGGTTGCGCGCAGGCGTCAGGAAGGCATAGATTAGTGAAAGATAATAAAACGAGAACTGCGGTTAGAGAAAACCTGTTGATCCGTCCCATAAGATCAAAGATATTTAACTACCATATCCAAAGACTGCTTCATTGGGCCGGGGCTGGATTTGGCGGGATACCCGACCGGGATAACCGCCATGAATTCACCGTCCGGCTCCCCTATTAAATGCAGAACATCCTGTTTTATAAGCACCAGCACCCCCAGCCATACCGTAGCCAGGCCGATCGATGTGGCGGACAGAAGCAGGTTC
Coding sequences:
- the amrB gene encoding AmmeMemoRadiSam system protein B, whose protein sequence is MKRFIVFWAVIFQLSSVSLQLSAFSASAEDIKYPNVAGQFYPADPGELSLMIDGFLVWADPKPVPGDILAIIAPHAGYQFSGQSAAFAYRAIKDKPYKTVVIIGPSHHFGFKGVSVYPEGVFRTPLGDLEVDKEFSAQLIASGADFSFEPGAFAREHSVEVQLPFLQRALTGFKIVPVVTGECGWDDCYRLAMLLKNAIGGRKDVLVVASTDMYHGYDREQAQKVDELTISYLKRMDARGLYDGLAQGRLQLCGGYAVVSTMILAQEMGRDKLNVLNYTNSARVTREMIRGNWTVGYASCAIEQQKGGQMLNNGQRRKLLGIARSSIENYLKTGKKLQLDETDQALLKEMGAFVTLREKGQLRGCIGNMVGTRPLYMTIRDMAVEAATGDPRFTQVELEELENIGIEISVLSPMKKVDSADNIRLGEHGVLVRKGFSSGVFLPQVADETGWSKEEFLSHLCSDKAGLSPMAWKDKNTELYVFTAEIFSEEEISSDE
- the amrS gene encoding AmmeMemoRadiSam system radical SAM enzyme; this translates as MGRINRFSLTAVLVLLSFTNLCLPDACAQPSPEALYYEKLDNKGVRCLLCPRECVILSGKRGFCRVRQNSNGILHTLSYGRPVAMHIDPIEKKPLFHFLPGSSAFSMACAGCNLTCQFCQNWEISQAGPEKISVSYIDPGELLNKVKESGIPTVAYTYTEPTVFYEYILELSKSARARGVRVVMHSNGYINEKPLRELAKHLDAANIDLKGFSDDYYSRIAQAGLAPVLRTLRVLKEEGVHLEITNLVLPGYNDDLDTIKKMCEWIKDNLGPDTPLHFSRFYPMYKLVALAPTPVETLEKARAVALACGLKYVYIGNVPGHGGENTYCPKCGKVLIKRMGYVVSGNELKDGACGFCGEKIEGIWQ